One window of Pseudomonas sp. FP198 genomic DNA carries:
- the cysD gene encoding sulfate adenylyltransferase subunit CysD gives MVDKLTHLKQLEAESIHIIREVAAEFDNPVMLYSIGKDSAVMLHLARKAFFPGKLPFPVMHVDTRWKFQEMYKFRDKMVEELGLDLITHINPDGVAQNINPFTHGSAKHTDIMKTEGLKQALDKHGFDAAFGGARRDEEKSRAKERVYSFRDSKHRWDPKNQRPELWNVYNGKVNKGESIRVFPLSNWTELDIWQYIYLEGIPIVPLYFAAEREVIEKNGTLIMIDDERILEHLSDEDKARIVKKKVRFRTLGCYPLTGAVESEAESLTDIIQEMLLTRTSERQGRVIDHDGAGSMEDKKRQGYF, from the coding sequence ATGGTCGACAAACTGACGCATCTGAAACAGCTGGAGGCGGAAAGCATCCACATCATCCGCGAGGTGGCCGCCGAGTTCGATAACCCGGTGATGCTGTACTCAATCGGTAAAGACTCCGCCGTGATGCTGCACCTGGCACGCAAGGCGTTTTTCCCCGGCAAGCTGCCGTTTCCGGTGATGCACGTCGACACCCGCTGGAAATTCCAGGAGATGTACAAGTTCCGCGACAAGATGGTCGAAGAACTGGGCCTGGACCTGATCACCCACATCAACCCGGACGGTGTCGCGCAGAACATCAACCCGTTCACCCACGGTAGTGCCAAGCACACCGACATCATGAAGACCGAGGGCCTGAAACAGGCGCTCGACAAGCATGGTTTCGACGCTGCATTCGGCGGCGCCCGTCGCGATGAAGAGAAGTCCCGCGCCAAGGAGCGCGTCTACTCGTTCCGCGACAGCAAGCACCGCTGGGACCCGAAGAACCAGCGCCCCGAGCTGTGGAACGTCTATAACGGCAAGGTCAACAAGGGCGAGTCGATCCGCGTCTTCCCGCTGTCGAACTGGACCGAGCTGGACATCTGGCAGTACATCTACCTCGAAGGCATCCCGATCGTGCCGTTGTACTTCGCCGCCGAGCGTGAAGTGATCGAGAAGAACGGCACGCTGATCATGATCGACGACGAGCGCATCCTCGAGCACCTGTCCGACGAAGACAAAGCGCGCATCGTCAAGAAGAAAGTGCGTTTCCGTACCCTTGGCTGCTACCCGTTGACGGGCGCGGTGGAGTCCGAGGCCGAAAGCCTGACGGACATCATTCAGGAAATGCTCCTGACGCGAACTTCCGAGCGCCAGGGCCGGGTCATCGACCACGATGGCGCAGGCTCGATGGAAGACAAGAAACGTCAGGGTTATTTCTAA
- a CDS encoding Nif3-like dinuclear metal center hexameric protein, with the protein MAVALSTLVEEADRYLASSRIADYCPNGLQVEGAPQVMRIVSGVTASQALLDAAVEASADLVLVHHGYFWKGENPCITGMKQRRLKTLLKHDISLLAYHLPLDLHPEVGNNVQLARQLDITVEGPLDPDNPKIVGLVGSLSEPMTPRDFARKVQEVMGREPLLIEGEQMIRRVGWCTGGGQGYIDQAVLAGVDLYLSGEASEQTFHSARENGISFIAAGHHATERYGVQALGDYLARRFALEHIFIDCPNPI; encoded by the coding sequence ATGGCCGTAGCCCTGAGCACCCTGGTTGAAGAAGCGGACCGATACCTGGCAAGTAGCCGGATTGCCGATTACTGCCCCAATGGTTTGCAGGTCGAGGGCGCGCCGCAGGTGATGCGCATCGTCAGCGGCGTGACCGCCAGCCAGGCGCTGCTCGACGCCGCCGTGGAGGCCAGCGCCGACCTGGTGCTGGTGCACCATGGTTATTTCTGGAAGGGCGAGAACCCGTGCATCACCGGCATGAAGCAGCGGCGCCTGAAAACGCTGCTCAAGCACGACATCAGTCTCCTGGCCTACCACTTGCCGCTGGATCTGCACCCCGAGGTGGGCAATAACGTGCAACTGGCCCGGCAGCTGGACATCACCGTCGAGGGGCCGCTGGATCCGGACAACCCGAAAATCGTCGGCCTGGTCGGCTCCTTGTCCGAGCCGATGACGCCCCGGGATTTCGCCCGCAAGGTCCAGGAAGTGATGGGGCGCGAGCCGTTGTTGATCGAGGGCGAGCAGATGATCCGCCGGGTGGGCTGGTGCACCGGCGGCGGCCAGGGCTACATCGATCAGGCGGTACTCGCCGGGGTTGACCTGTATCTCAGCGGCGAAGCGTCGGAGCAGACCTTCCACAGCGCCCGGGAGAATGGCATCAGCTTCATCGCCGCCGGGCATCATGCGACCGAGCGCTACGGCGTCCAGGCGCTGGGTGACTACCTGGCGCGACGCTTCGCGCTGGAGCACATCTTCATCGATTGCCCAAACCCGATCTGA
- the algW gene encoding Do family serine endopeptidase AlgW, whose product MLKALRFSGWPLLAGVLVALLIIQRYPEWVGLPSLDVNLQQAPQAKAPQQGPVSYADAVTLAAPAVVNLYTTKVVNKSGHPLFEDPQFRRFFGDNSPKQKRMESSLGSGVIMSPEGYILTNNHVTSGADQIVVALKDGRETLARVIGSDPETDLAVLKIDLKNLPAITIGRSDSIRIGDVALAIGNPFGVGQTVTMGIISATGRNQLGLNNYEDFIQTDAAINPGNSGGALVDANGNLTGINTAIFSKSGGSQGIGFAIPVKLAMEVMKSIIEHGQVIRGWLGIEVQPLTQELAESFGLSGRPGIVVAGIFRDGPAQKAGLQLGDVILSIDGEPAGDGRRSMNQVARIKPTDKVTIQVMRNGKELKLTAEIGLRPPPAPVVLKEEE is encoded by the coding sequence ATGCTCAAGGCGCTGCGTTTTTCCGGCTGGCCGCTGTTGGCCGGCGTACTTGTCGCACTACTGATTATCCAGCGCTACCCGGAATGGGTCGGCTTGCCAAGCCTCGACGTCAACCTGCAACAGGCACCGCAGGCCAAGGCTCCACAGCAGGGGCCCGTGTCCTATGCGGATGCGGTGACCCTCGCCGCGCCGGCGGTGGTCAACCTGTACACCACCAAGGTCGTCAACAAGTCCGGTCACCCGCTGTTCGAGGACCCGCAATTCCGACGCTTCTTCGGTGACAATTCCCCCAAGCAGAAGCGCATGGAATCAAGTCTGGGCTCGGGCGTCATCATGAGCCCGGAAGGCTACATCCTGACCAACAACCACGTCACCAGTGGTGCCGACCAGATCGTGGTGGCACTCAAGGACGGTCGTGAAACCCTGGCGCGGGTGATCGGCAGCGACCCGGAAACCGATCTGGCGGTGCTGAAGATCGATTTGAAAAACCTGCCGGCAATCACCATCGGCCGCTCCGACAGCATCCGTATCGGCGACGTGGCCCTGGCGATCGGCAACCCGTTCGGCGTCGGCCAGACCGTGACCATGGGCATCATCAGCGCCACCGGTCGCAACCAGCTGGGCCTGAACAACTACGAGGATTTCATCCAGACCGACGCCGCAATCAACCCCGGCAACTCCGGCGGTGCGCTGGTGGATGCCAATGGCAATCTCACCGGGATCAATACGGCGATCTTCTCCAAGTCCGGCGGCAGCCAGGGCATTGGCTTCGCCATTCCGGTGAAGCTGGCCATGGAGGTGATGAAGTCGATCATCGAGCACGGCCAGGTGATTCGTGGCTGGCTGGGCATTGAAGTCCAGCCGCTGACCCAGGAGCTGGCGGAATCCTTTGGCTTGTCCGGGCGCCCCGGCATCGTCGTGGCGGGGATTTTCCGCGACGGCCCGGCCCAGAAAGCCGGCCTGCAATTGGGCGACGTGATCCTCAGCATCGACGGCGAACCGGCCGGCGACGGCCGCCGCTCGATGAACCAGGTGGCGCGGATCAAGCCCACCGACAAGGTCACCATCCAGGTGATGCGCAACGGCAAGGAGCTCAAGCTCACCGCCGAGATCGGCCTGCGTCCACCGCCGGCACCGGTGGTGCTCAAGGAAGAAGAGTAA
- a CDS encoding TonB-dependent siderophore receptor, whose protein sequence is MSSLKRISAASLALGLLGDPAFAEEIQPLELDAINVTSEYESPTGPVSGYRATRSASATKTDTALRDVPQSISVIPASVLKDLGSTSVERALEYAGGVSKQNNFGGLTLYEYSVRGFTTSEFYKDGFSANRGYPSTPDAANIERIEVLKGPAASLYGRGDPGGTVNIVTKKPQPEAFTTLQTSAGSWDRYRTALDVNTPLDAEGNLLSRVNLAVEDNHSFRDHVDSKRVFVAPSISWQLSPDTRLLVESEIVRHSSTFDRGIVAPNNRWGGVSRSTFLGEPNDGDIDNHNNMLQAALEHQLNDTWQLRLASHYKQGELWGFASEARPLNADGHTVNRRYRERDNDWHDSITQLELRGQFDLGPWQHELLIGTEYEDYRKNERVTTIAGSAYPIDIYNPIYGQPKPNGTRSGTDFFEHVESKALNLQDQIVFTDKLRGLLGVRYEHFEQSIDNHVTDVTSRQRHDALTQRAGLLYQLTPEVGLFANASTSFKPNNGLDASGKTFDPEEGVGYEVGIKSELFDDRLSTTLAAFHIEKENVLTQVAGTDFSRAVGKARSQGIDLQVTGQMTDAVRVIGAFAYIDAEVTKGDEQIPEGSRILGVAKRSGSLLGVYEFQDGHLRGSDIGAAFTYVGDRSGEAGKDFELPAYHTVDLLAHYKAGDNVTVGLNLNNVLDEKYYERSYSNYWVTPGDPRNFTVSLTLDL, encoded by the coding sequence ATGTCATCCCTCAAACGGATTTCCGCTGCCAGTCTCGCCCTCGGCCTGCTCGGTGATCCCGCCTTCGCCGAAGAAATCCAGCCCCTGGAACTGGACGCCATCAACGTCACGTCCGAGTACGAATCCCCCACCGGCCCCGTTTCAGGTTATCGCGCCACCCGCTCCGCCAGCGCGACCAAAACCGACACCGCCCTGCGTGACGTCCCGCAATCCATCAGCGTGATTCCCGCCAGCGTACTCAAGGACCTGGGCAGCACCAGCGTCGAACGGGCGCTGGAATATGCCGGTGGCGTATCGAAGCAGAACAATTTCGGCGGCCTGACGCTTTATGAATACAGCGTGCGCGGCTTTACGACGTCGGAGTTCTACAAGGACGGTTTCAGCGCCAACCGTGGTTACCCAAGCACCCCGGACGCCGCCAATATCGAACGCATCGAAGTTCTGAAGGGCCCGGCGGCCAGCCTTTATGGACGAGGAGATCCTGGCGGCACGGTGAACATCGTCACCAAAAAACCCCAACCCGAAGCCTTCACCACGCTGCAGACCAGCGCGGGCAGCTGGGACCGCTATCGCACCGCGCTGGACGTCAATACGCCACTGGACGCCGAAGGCAACCTGCTTTCGCGAGTAAACCTGGCGGTGGAGGACAACCACAGCTTCCGTGATCACGTCGACAGCAAGCGCGTCTTCGTGGCCCCGTCCATCAGTTGGCAACTGAGCCCGGACACTCGACTGCTGGTGGAAAGCGAAATCGTGCGCCACAGCTCGACGTTCGATCGCGGCATCGTCGCTCCGAATAATCGCTGGGGTGGCGTCTCACGTTCGACTTTCCTCGGCGAACCCAACGACGGCGACATCGACAATCACAACAACATGCTCCAGGCCGCCCTTGAGCATCAGCTCAACGATACCTGGCAACTGCGCCTGGCCAGCCATTACAAGCAGGGTGAACTCTGGGGCTTCGCCTCCGAGGCGCGGCCCCTGAATGCCGACGGCCACACCGTGAACCGCCGCTACCGCGAGCGCGACAACGATTGGCACGACAGCATCACTCAGTTGGAACTGCGCGGCCAGTTCGACCTCGGCCCCTGGCAGCATGAACTGCTGATCGGCACTGAATACGAGGACTACCGCAAGAACGAGCGCGTGACGACCATCGCCGGCAGCGCTTATCCCATCGACATTTACAACCCGATCTACGGCCAGCCGAAACCCAACGGTACGCGCTCCGGCACGGACTTCTTCGAGCATGTTGAAAGCAAGGCCCTGAACCTGCAGGACCAGATCGTCTTCACCGACAAGCTGCGCGGCCTGCTTGGCGTGCGTTACGAGCACTTCGAGCAAAGCATCGACAATCATGTCACCGACGTCACCAGTCGTCAGCGCCATGACGCCCTCACGCAACGCGCGGGGCTGCTGTATCAACTGACGCCCGAAGTCGGGCTGTTCGCCAACGCCTCCACTTCGTTCAAGCCCAATAATGGCCTGGATGCCAGCGGCAAGACCTTCGACCCGGAGGAAGGTGTCGGTTATGAAGTCGGCATCAAGAGCGAGCTGTTCGACGATCGCCTGAGCACCACCCTGGCGGCTTTTCATATAGAGAAGGAAAACGTCCTGACCCAAGTCGCCGGAACCGATTTCAGCCGCGCCGTGGGCAAGGCCCGTAGCCAGGGCATCGACCTGCAGGTCACCGGCCAGATGACCGACGCCGTGCGGGTAATTGGCGCCTTCGCCTACATCGATGCCGAAGTGACCAAGGGCGACGAGCAGATTCCCGAGGGCAGCCGGATCCTCGGCGTCGCCAAGCGCAGCGGCAGCCTGCTGGGAGTCTACGAATTCCAGGACGGCCACCTGCGCGGCTCGGACATCGGCGCGGCGTTCACGTATGTCGGCGATCGCTCGGGCGAGGCCGGCAAGGACTTCGAACTGCCGGCCTACCACACCGTGGATCTGCTGGCCCATTACAAGGCCGGTGACAACGTCACCGTCGGCCTGAACCTGAACAACGTCCTCGACGAAAAATACTACGAACGCTCCTACAGCAATTACTGGGTCACCCCCGGTGATCCGCGCAACTTCACTGTCAGCCTCACCCTCGATCTATAA
- a CDS encoding DUF4198 domain-containing protein: MKYPKTFALLGMLLAIDASAHGLWTEQRRGNIEVIYGHGAEDNAFKAQKISGAWAYDLGGKMIPVTVERLSDHARLQPLKPPAVLAVALDNGMWSQTADKKWINEGRSKVPGAIESTQTFKYSLAIYEPGAKLPKLDQIKFVIVPEVDPLTVGPGQSLPVRVLLDGKPAAGVKLVGDYRSAPNTVSTETDAEGRAKVLVRNEGLNVIAASMEIPLKDNKDVATRGVFTSLTFLGEPHHE, encoded by the coding sequence ATGAAATACCCCAAGACCTTCGCCCTGCTCGGTATGCTCCTGGCTATCGACGCCTCGGCCCATGGCCTGTGGACCGAACAACGCCGCGGCAATATCGAGGTGATCTACGGCCACGGCGCCGAAGACAACGCCTTCAAGGCGCAGAAAATCAGTGGCGCCTGGGCCTACGACCTCGGCGGCAAAATGATCCCGGTGACGGTGGAGCGTTTGTCCGACCACGCGCGCCTGCAGCCTCTCAAGCCGCCGGCCGTGCTGGCGGTCGCCCTGGACAACGGCATGTGGTCGCAGACCGCCGACAAGAAATGGATCAACGAAGGCCGCAGCAAAGTGCCCGGAGCGATCGAGTCGACCCAGACCTTCAAGTACAGCCTGGCGATCTATGAGCCGGGAGCGAAGCTGCCGAAGCTGGATCAGATCAAGTTCGTCATCGTGCCGGAAGTCGACCCGCTGACCGTCGGCCCCGGCCAATCGTTGCCGGTGCGGGTGCTGCTCGATGGCAAACCGGCGGCCGGCGTGAAGCTGGTCGGCGACTACCGCAGCGCACCGAACACCGTGAGCACTGAAACCGACGCCGAAGGCCGGGCCAAGGTGCTGGTGCGCAATGAAGGTTTGAACGTGATCGCCGCGAGCATGGAAATCCCGCTCAAGGACAACAAGGACGTGGCGACGCGCGGGGTATTTACCTCGCTGACGTTCCTGGGTGAGCCGCATCACGAGTGA
- the hisC gene encoding histidinol-phosphate transaminase, with protein MSKFWSPFVKNLVPYVPGEQPKLTRLVKLNTNENPYGPSPKALAAMQAELNDNLRLYPDPNSDLLKSAVARYYAVQTNQVFLGNGSDEVLAHIFHGLLQHDQPLLFPDISYSFYPVYCGLYGIEFDAVPLDEQFRIDPADYAKPNGGIIFPNPNAPTGCLLALDAVEQILKASPDSVVVVDEAYIDFGGETAISLVDRYPNLLVTQTLSKSRSLAGLRVGLAVGHPDLIEALERIKNSFNSYPLDRLANVGGAAAFDDREYFDQTCRLVIEHREWVVGQLEAKGFEVLPSAANFIFARHPRHDAAGLAAKLREQGVIVRHFKQARIAQFLRISIGTPEQNQALIEAMGEL; from the coding sequence ATGAGTAAATTCTGGAGCCCGTTCGTCAAGAACCTGGTGCCCTACGTGCCGGGCGAACAGCCGAAGCTGACTCGGCTGGTCAAGCTCAACACCAACGAAAACCCCTACGGCCCATCGCCCAAGGCCCTGGCCGCGATGCAGGCCGAGCTGAACGACAATCTGCGCCTGTATCCGGACCCCAACAGTGATCTGCTGAAAAGCGCCGTGGCCCGGTATTACGCAGTGCAGACCAACCAGGTGTTCCTGGGCAATGGTTCGGATGAAGTGCTGGCGCACATCTTCCACGGCTTGTTGCAGCACGATCAGCCGTTGCTGTTCCCGGACATCAGCTACAGCTTCTATCCGGTGTATTGCGGGCTGTACGGTATCGAGTTCGATGCGGTGCCGCTGGATGAACAATTCCGGATCGACCCGGCAGACTACGCCAAGCCCAATGGCGGGATCATTTTCCCCAATCCGAACGCGCCGACCGGTTGCCTGCTGGCGCTGGACGCGGTGGAACAGATCCTCAAGGCCAGCCCGGATTCAGTGGTGGTGGTCGATGAGGCCTATATCGATTTCGGCGGCGAAACGGCCATCAGCCTGGTGGATCGTTATCCGAACCTGCTGGTGACACAAACCCTGTCCAAGTCACGCTCGCTGGCGGGGCTGCGCGTGGGCCTGGCGGTGGGCCATCCGGACTTGATCGAAGCGTTGGAGCGGATCAAGAACAGCTTCAACTCGTACCCGCTGGATCGCCTGGCGAATGTCGGCGGCGCGGCGGCGTTCGATGATCGCGAGTATTTTGACCAGACCTGCCGGTTGGTCATCGAGCACCGCGAATGGGTAGTTGGGCAGCTTGAAGCCAAGGGTTTTGAGGTACTGCCGTCGGCGGCCAACTTCATCTTCGCCCGTCACCCCCGACATGACGCGGCGGGGCTGGCGGCGAAACTGCGCGAGCAGGGCGTGATCGTGCGGCACTTCAAGCAGGCGCGCATCGCCCAGTTCCTGCGGATCAGCATCGGCACACCGGAGCAGAACCAGGCACTGATCGAGGCTATGGGCGAGCTCTAA
- the hisD gene encoding histidinol dehydrogenase, with translation MTAPTSIRRLNAADPDFAHHLDHLLSWESVSDDSVNQRVLDIIKAVRERGDAALVEFTQKFDGLQVASMADLILPRERLELALTRITVPQREALEKAASRVRSYHERQKQDSWSYTEADGTVLGQKVTPLDRAGLYVPGGKASYPSSVLMNAIPAKVAGVTEVVMVVPTPRGEINELVLAAACIAGVDRVFTIGGAQAVAALAYGTESVPRVDKVVGPGNIYVATAKRHVFGQVGIDMIAGPSEILVVCDGQTDPDWIAMDLFSQAEHDEDAQAILVSPDAGFLDKVAASIAKLLPTMDRAEIINTSINGRGALIKVEDMEQAIEMANRIAPEHLELSVADPQAWLPKIRHAGAIFMGRHTSEALGDYCAGPNHVLPTSGTARFSSPLGVYDFQKRSSIIFCSEQGASELGKTASVLARGESLSAHARSAEYRILDEPSIEGQGN, from the coding sequence ATGACCGCTCCCACCTCGATTCGCCGACTCAACGCTGCCGACCCGGATTTCGCACATCATCTGGATCATCTGTTGAGCTGGGAGAGTGTGTCCGACGACTCGGTCAATCAGCGTGTGCTCGACATTATCAAAGCCGTGCGCGAGCGTGGTGATGCCGCACTCGTGGAGTTCACCCAGAAGTTCGACGGCCTGCAAGTCGCCTCGATGGCCGACCTGATCCTGCCGCGCGAGCGCCTGGAGCTGGCCCTGACCCGAATCACCGTGCCCCAGCGCGAAGCCTTGGAAAAAGCTGCGTCCCGCGTGCGCAGCTATCACGAAAGACAGAAGCAGGATTCCTGGAGCTACACCGAAGCCGATGGCACGGTGCTCGGCCAGAAGGTCACGCCGCTGGACCGCGCCGGCCTGTATGTGCCGGGTGGCAAGGCATCCTATCCGTCTTCGGTGTTGATGAACGCGATTCCGGCCAAGGTGGCTGGCGTGACCGAAGTGGTCATGGTCGTCCCGACCCCGCGCGGGGAAATCAACGAGTTGGTGCTGGCGGCCGCCTGCATCGCCGGCGTCGACCGAGTGTTCACCATCGGCGGTGCGCAAGCGGTGGCTGCGTTGGCCTATGGCACCGAAAGCGTGCCGCGGGTCGACAAGGTGGTCGGGCCGGGCAATATCTATGTCGCCACCGCCAAGCGCCACGTATTTGGCCAGGTCGGCATCGACATGATCGCCGGCCCTTCGGAGATCCTCGTGGTCTGCGACGGCCAGACCGACCCGGACTGGATCGCCATGGACCTGTTTTCCCAGGCCGAGCACGACGAAGATGCCCAGGCCATCCTGGTCAGTCCGGATGCCGGGTTCCTCGACAAGGTCGCCGCCAGCATCGCCAAGCTGCTGCCGACCATGGACCGCGCCGAGATCATCAACACCTCGATCAATGGCCGTGGTGCGCTGATCAAGGTCGAGGACATGGAGCAGGCCATCGAGATGGCCAACCGCATCGCGCCGGAACACCTGGAATTGTCGGTCGCCGACCCGCAAGCCTGGCTGCCGAAGATTCGCCATGCCGGTGCGATCTTCATGGGCCGTCACACGTCCGAGGCATTGGGTGACTATTGCGCGGGCCCCAACCACGTGCTGCCGACCTCCGGCACCGCGCGTTTCTCGTCGCCGCTGGGCGTTTACGATTTCCAGAAACGTTCGTCGATCATTTTCTGCTCCGAGCAGGGCGCGTCCGAACTGGGCAAGACCGCTTCGGTGCTGGCCCGCGGCGAATCGCTGAGCGCCCACGCCCGTAGCGCCGAGTACCGCATTCTTGACGAGCCATCCATTGAAGGGCAGGGGAACTGA
- the hisG gene encoding ATP phosphoribosyltransferase, whose amino-acid sequence MLTIALSKGRILDDTLPLLAEAGIVPTENPDKSRKLIIPTTQADVRLLIVRATDVPTYVEHGAADLGVAGKDVLMEYGGQGLYEPLDLRIARCKLMTAGKVGAPEPKGRLRVATKFVNIAKRYYAEQGRQVDIIKLYGSMELAPLIGLADKIIDVVDTGNTLRANGLEPQDFIADVTSRLVVNKASMKMQHARIQALIDTLRKAVESRHRG is encoded by the coding sequence ATGTTGACCATCGCACTGTCCAAGGGCCGCATCCTTGACGACACCCTGCCGCTTCTGGCCGAAGCGGGCATCGTGCCGACCGAGAATCCGGACAAGAGCCGCAAGCTGATCATTCCCACGACCCAGGCCGACGTGCGCTTGTTGATCGTGCGTGCCACCGATGTGCCGACCTATGTGGAACATGGCGCCGCCGATCTGGGCGTAGCCGGCAAGGACGTGCTGATGGAGTATGGCGGCCAGGGCCTTTACGAGCCGCTGGACCTGCGAATCGCCCGTTGCAAGCTCATGACCGCCGGCAAGGTCGGTGCCCCCGAGCCCAAGGGCCGCCTGCGGGTGGCGACCAAGTTCGTCAACATTGCCAAGCGTTACTACGCCGAACAAGGCCGTCAGGTCGACATCATCAAGCTCTACGGTTCGATGGAGCTGGCGCCGCTGATCGGCCTGGCGGACAAAATTATCGATGTCGTCGACACCGGCAATACGTTGCGGGCCAATGGTCTTGAGCCGCAGGATTTCATCGCCGACGTCACCTCCCGGCTGGTCGTCAACAAGGCTTCGATGAAAATGCAGCACGCCCGCATCCAGGCTTTGATCGATACCCTGCGCAAGGCAGTGGAATCGCGACACCGCGGCTGA